The nucleotide sequence AATACCAAAGGAGACGCTGACGATGATCAAGAGAGGCATAACAATGGCAAGCGAGCCATCTTTGGTCACCTTCAAAGCCTGTCTCCACTCAATCTTCTCCTTTTCAGGATGGTAGCCCCTGCGCCGGGAGATCACAAAGGTCATAATCAACTGTGTTGCACCAACCAGAACACCAGGGATGAGCCCAGCGAGGAACAGCTTTCCAACCGATGCACCACTGACCATGGCATACATAAGCATGGGTACTGAAGGAGGTATAATCATGCCAATGGTCGAGGAAGCTACCGTGATACCAGCTGAAAATCCCTTGGGATATCCTTTCTTCACCATATCAGGAATCAGAATGGAACCGAGGGCGGAGGTATCAGCAACAGATGAACCAGAGATACCGCCGAATATCATCGATGCGACAACATTTACTTCCCCGAGCCCTCCACGAACAGGACGCACCAGAAGCATTGAAAAATCAATCAGTCTCCTGGTCAGCCCACTATGGTTCATCAACTCTCCGGTAAGCATAAACAATGGCATTGCAACGATGATGAAACTTTCGGTTCCCGACCATACCCGCTGGGGAAACGTCAAGAGAAACGTAGGGTTGCTCATGAGCATGTAGATAATCCCAGAGGCTCCAATGGCATATGCTATCGGCACACCAATGACGAGGAGGACAATCAAGGCAAAAAACATCAATGAAAGTTCCATTACACGCCTCCTTCGGCATCAGCCATACCCAATTCATAATCATCCTTGTACCCTTTCACCGGCTGCGGGATGTCAATAAACTCTTTTAGGATATTTACCACACCATAGAAGGCGGTAAAGAGAAAGGAAATAGGGATCATCGCGTAGTAGTACCCACGAGGGATCCCTGTTGCGGGAGAAGGAACCTTCCCCACCTTCATGATCATCCGGTAACTGTAATAGATCATTCCCATGGAAACCATGATAATCACTACCTGACCAATGACAGCAAAAACCTTACGAGGCTTTGCAGGCATTGCCGAGACAAAATTGGAGACTGCAATATGCTCAGATTCCCTGAGACCAAGGGCAGCCCCAAAGAACGTGGTGGCCACAAAGACCATCGTCAACAACTCCTCAGACTGGACGAAGGCAATAGAAAACACATAGCGGAGTATCACCGAGATGATTACTCCTGTTGCAAGAATTGCGGTTAGGGCAATGCCTACCACTGAAAGGAACCGATCGATTCCCAGAATGAGTTTTTTCATACAAAACCACACTTATCCTTTAGACAGAAATCGCCCGTCCCCCGAAGAAGACGGGCCCATAGCATTATGTTTCGTTGACAATCCTACGCATCTCATCCAGTTCAGCTTGGGTGAAAATGCCTTTATTCACGAAATAGGAGTACACCGGCTGACAAGCATCGATGAACTTCTGGATCTCTGCATCAGTAGGTGTGTATACAGTCACACCACCATCAACAATCATGTCATAGTAATACTCGTTGAGCTCACGGCGAAGCTTGTTCTGCTCATCGGTATAGATCCATGCACCAGCTTGCAGGACTTCCTGCAGATCGGCAGGGAGGGAGTTCCATACATCAAGGTTTACATCGATTGGTTCTGGATGGAATTGATAGTCGATCATGGTCATAAACTTCTGTACTTCGAAGAACTTCATGTCGCCGATATTTGCCAAGGGGTTCTCCTGGCCGTCAGCAACACCAGTCTTGAGTGCCATATAGGTATCACCATAGGGAATGGAAACAGGATTAGCTCCCAATGCTTCCATGCTCTTGATGATGGACTCAATCGGTGGGGTCCTGATCTTCAAGCCTTTCATGTCAGCAGGGGTCTTGATAGGACGAGCGTTATTGGTAATCTGGCGGGAACCACCATCACCAACTGCCAACATCTTAATCCCATACTCTTCAGCAGTTGCCATGACCTCAGCACCGAAATCACTACGGGAAACCTTCATCAGGTCAGCCTGCGTAGGGAAGAAAAACGGCATCAGGAAAATCTCAAGTTTTGGAGTCTGTGAAGCAAAGACACCACCAACGAACATTTCCTGGGTACCGAGTTTCATCGCCTCAATCATGTCAGATTCGTTTCCGAGGGTTCCTGCTGGATAGATCTCTATCTGCAAGCGACCATCAGACTCTTTCTCAACATACTTCTCCATTACCAAAAGGGCCTTATGCCTTGTTGATTCCGTTGTTGAAGCGTGCCCCAATTTCAAGGTAAACGTCTTCTCCCCTGCTGCCTCTTGTTGTCCTTGTGCAAAGACTACAGAAAATACAAGCAACATACAAAGCACCAAACACACAGTTTTTTTCATGCTTTCCTCCTAAATTTTGTTCCATATCGTGGAACCTTTTTTCATATTGAAGAATTAATATATGATTAAGTACACATATTTCTCAATATTTCCATCTTTGTTCCACATGGTGGAATACTATTCCATTATAAGATACCTGTCTCTCTTGTCAAGGGGAAATAAATGGAATATATTGCAAGAACAAGGAGGATGAGAGGTGCCATCAGAATTGAAAGTACAATCACTTGATCGAGCCTTTGACATCTTGGAGTTATTGGGTAATGAACAGTATGGCTATAACCTGATACAGATTTCTGAGATGCTCAAGCTCCCAAAAAGTACGGTTCACCGTCTTATTGGAGTGCTCATTCAACGGGAATATGTGAGAAAATCAGAAGATACCGGCCGATATCGTCTCGGCCCAGGATTCATTTCTCTTTGTAGCAACTATCTCAACAACCTTGAACTGAAGACTGAGAGTTCCCCTGCCATGGACGAACTTTCCGTTTCTACAGGCAATGTGGTCTTTCTTGCCATCCGACAGGAGGACAAGATGGTCTATGTGGACAGCAAGGAACAAATCAACAGCCTTCGTAAGTACGCTATCGTGGGACAGAGAAAGCCCCTTTATTGCACATCACTTGGAAAATCCTTGTTGACCGGTTTGAGTGACGAAGAAATTCGCTCACTCCTCGCCCATGAGAACTTCTCTCGTCAAGGACCGAACACCCATACCAATATTGAGAGTCTTCTCCAGGACATTCGTGAATGTAGAAGAAGAGGATGGTCACTTGATGACCAGGAGGCTGAACCTGCCATCAACTGCGTGGCTGCCCCTATCCATGACTACCGTGGACAAGTCATTGCCGCTGTCTCTACTTCCTGGGTACTGGCCCAGCACCCAGAGATGAGACCCGAGACAATGGCAACGCTGGTTATGCGTTGTGCAGCTACCATCAGCTACAATATGGGATATACGGGAAAATCAAACCGTCCAGAACTCTAGGAATAAAAAATGCAGTAAGAAAGAAGCTGGAGAGGAAGTATTTCTATCTCGTATGTCCTTATTGTCGGACTCACCTATCCACTTGATACGCTCATACAATACCTAGTCTACTGTCTTATTGGGCTATAGAGGGAAAAAACCGGACAGCTTGTGCCCGGTTTTTCCAATATATATAGATTACACCCTTTTGGTGCTGTTATGCGATGTAACTTTCAACAATCTTTGAACGGGAGGGGTTACGCAATCTCTCGATTGCTTTCTTCTCAATCTGGCGAATTCTTTCCTTGGTTAGGTTGTATAGTTCCCCGATTTCCTTGAGAGACATAGGGTTCTTTCCTTCAAGACCAAAGCGCAACTCGATAATTTCACGCTCCTTGTCACTCAAGGTGGAAAGCAGC is from uncultured Sphaerochaeta sp. and encodes:
- a CDS encoding TRAP transporter large permease, which produces MELSLMFFALIVLLVIGVPIAYAIGASGIIYMLMSNPTFLLTFPQRVWSGTESFIIVAMPLFMLTGELMNHSGLTRRLIDFSMLLVRPVRGGLGEVNVVASMIFGGISGSSVADTSALGSILIPDMVKKGYPKGFSAGITVASSTIGMIIPPSVPMLMYAMVSGASVGKLFLAGLIPGVLVGATQLIMTFVISRRRGYHPEKEKIEWRQALKVTKDGSLAIVMPLLIIVSVSFGIATASESAGLAVLYATILGFFVYKELKWSEVKNALKKTFMMSSSIMIIGGFTMIFTWILAVEQVPAAIGAFLIDSNIPAWMVFLFLDIIILLLGTFLDVTPCILLISPILLPVMQQFGMNELQFGAIIIVGLAIGLVTPPVGMCLNVASKICRMDIVSVFKSAAPFIICNVIVLVGITFVPALSLWLPSII
- a CDS encoding TRAP transporter small permease → MKKLILGIDRFLSVVGIALTAILATGVIISVILRYVFSIAFVQSEELLTMVFVATTFFGAALGLRESEHIAVSNFVSAMPAKPRKVFAVIGQVVIIMVSMGMIYYSYRMIMKVGKVPSPATGIPRGYYYAMIPISFLFTAFYGVVNILKEFIDIPQPVKGYKDDYELGMADAEGGV
- a CDS encoding TRAP transporter substrate-binding protein, which translates into the protein MKKTVCLVLCMLLVFSVVFAQGQQEAAGEKTFTLKLGHASTTESTRHKALLVMEKYVEKESDGRLQIEIYPAGTLGNESDMIEAMKLGTQEMFVGGVFASQTPKLEIFLMPFFFPTQADLMKVSRSDFGAEVMATAEEYGIKMLAVGDGGSRQITNNARPIKTPADMKGLKIRTPPIESIIKSMEALGANPVSIPYGDTYMALKTGVADGQENPLANIGDMKFFEVQKFMTMIDYQFHPEPIDVNLDVWNSLPADLQEVLQAGAWIYTDEQNKLRRELNEYYYDMIVDGGVTVYTPTDAEIQKFIDACQPVYSYFVNKGIFTQAELDEMRRIVNET
- a CDS encoding IclR family transcriptional regulator, with amino-acid sequence MPSELKVQSLDRAFDILELLGNEQYGYNLIQISEMLKLPKSTVHRLIGVLIQREYVRKSEDTGRYRLGPGFISLCSNYLNNLELKTESSPAMDELSVSTGNVVFLAIRQEDKMVYVDSKEQINSLRKYAIVGQRKPLYCTSLGKSLLTGLSDEEIRSLLAHENFSRQGPNTHTNIESLLQDIRECRRRGWSLDDQEAEPAINCVAAPIHDYRGQVIAAVSTSWVLAQHPEMRPETMATLVMRCAATISYNMGYTGKSNRPEL